ATTACTGCAATCACACCGAGTATCAAAAAAATAAGTGAATGCCTTAAAAAGTTGGAAATCATAATTAACACTTTAGTTGGTCCTGGCAGTTCCGCACCGAAACTTGTGAATATTTCTTGGAATGTAGGTATTACACCAACAAGCAAAAAGATTGTAACAGCCGTTGCTATAATGGCGACAACTGCGGGATATACCAGCGCACCTTTTACTTTGCCACGAAGCGCATCTGCTGCTTCTAAATATGCAGAAAGCCGTTCTAAAATCACATCTAAAATACCGCCGACTTCACCTGCTTTTATCATAGAGACATACAATTCTGAAAATGCATCCGGCTGTTTTTTCATAGCGTCTGCAATAGATATACCGGCTTTAATATCATCGGTAACGCTATTCACCACTTTTTTGAATGCTGGATTCTCAACCTGGTCGCCAAGTATTGTAAGTCCTTGAACAATCGGTACACCTGCTGATACAAGTGTTGAAAGTTGTCGTGAAAACAGCACAAGGTCTTTTGCGGTAGTATGTGGTTTCAGCGGGTTGAGTTTTTTTAATGTATCAAGCGGATTTTTTTTGGCAATATGGATTTCTAAAAGAATCACCCGCTGTGCCCTTAACTTGTTGATTGCGGTTGTCTGGTCTGTTGCATCTATTGTGCCTGCTGTCTCAGCACC
This genomic interval from Elusimicrobiota bacterium contains the following:
- a CDS encoding type II secretion system F family protein, with protein sequence MPLFNYKVRLPSGAETAGTIDATDQTTAINKLRAQRVILLEIHIAKKNPLDTLKKLNPLKPHTTAKDLVLFSRQLSTLVSAGVPIVQGLTILGDQVENPAFKKVVNSVTDDIKAGISIADAMKKQPDAFSELYVSMIKAGEVGGILDVILERLSAYLEAADALRGKVKGALVYPAVVAIIATAVTIFLLVGVIPTFQEIFTSFGAELPGPTKVLIMISNFLRHSLIFLILGVIAVIVGIMQYYKTEKGKFLMDTYFLKLPLFGVLLRKVAVAKFTRTLGTLVKSGVPILQALDTVAQTSGNKVIEKAILQAKESIREGEKIADPLKKSQVFPPMVTQMISVGEETGNLDTMLTKIADFYDQEVDVAVKGLTSMIEPIVICVMGVVIGAIVIAMFMPMFSLGGLAGKAG